From a single Myxocyprinus asiaticus isolate MX2 ecotype Aquarium Trade chromosome 33, UBuf_Myxa_2, whole genome shotgun sequence genomic region:
- the LOC127424412 gene encoding semaphorin-3G-like isoform X2: MSPWEHALWWLSRQYCLVCQMECANFVRLLQTFNRTHLLACGTGAFQPVCAYVYVGHRGEHVFSLDRTTVQNGRGKCPHDPKLPFASTFTGGELYTGLTADFLGRDSVILRSLGTRSPTRTETDQRILHEPRFVAAHLIPDSADRDDDKIYFFFTERATETAERDDEVAIHTRIGRVCANDVGGQRVLVNKWSTFIKARLVCSVPGPHGIQTHFHQLEDVFLLRTKDETNPEIYAIFSTISNVFQGYAVCVYSMADIREAFNGPFAHKEGPDYQWEPYEGRVPYPRPGVCPSKITAQPGRAFRSMLEFPDAVLQFARTHPLMWHPIYPSQRQPLLLRTGAPYRLTHITVDRTQAEDGNYDVMFIGTDIGTVLKVIVLGNGNSLTTEEITLEELHVFKVPTPITSMDISAKRQTLFVGSQTGVVQVPLHRCSMYGKVCAECCLARDPYCAWDGHTCTRYLPNTKRRYRRQDIKHANPVVQCTDQNLSVEDLDLSKEQVVYGTENNSTFLECVPRSPQATVTWHIQRDDYLQEVVLDERIINTDNGLLFRHVLRQDEGIYVCRSREHGFTQTLSRFWLDVLHADTLSDLLSRDSKYKVWSPCPANIGPANRGPARAWFKDVLQLIGPSNLPQMEQYCERVWCNKKLRRKHKSMMDKYRQVQDSVRKAQIQKSTGERIRSPRDLHTAE; this comes from the exons ATGTCTCCATGGGAACATGCTCTGTGGTGGCTGTCCCGGCAGTATTGTTTGGTGTGCCAG ATGGAGTGTGCTAACTTTGTACGACTGCTGCAGACATTTAACCGCACTCACTTACTGGCCTGTGGAACAGGAGCATTCCAacctgtgtgtgcatatgtgtatgtCGGACACCGCGGAGAG CATGTGTTCAGTTTGGATCGTACCACAGTGCAGAACGGGAGGGGCAAATGTCCCCATGACCCCAAACTACCCTTTGCAAGCACCTTCACAG gtggagagctgtacaCAGGTCTGACTGCAGATTTTCTGGGCAGAGACTCTGTGATTTTGAGGAGTTTAGGGACTCGTTCACCAACAAGAACAGAGACAGATCAGAGAATCCTACACG AGCCCAGGTTTGTTGCGGCCCACCTCATTCCTGACAGCGCAGATAGAGATGatgataaaatttattttttcttcactgaAAGAGCAACTGAGACTGCAGAGAGAGATGACGAAGTAGCCATACACACACGCATTGGACGAGTGTGTGCG AATGACGTGGGTGGGCAAAGGGTTCTGGTGAATAAGTGGAGTACATTTATTAAAGCCAGACTGGTGTGTTCTGTTCCTGGACCTCACGGCATCCAAACACACTTTCATCAGCTGG AGGATGTGTTCCTGTTAAGAACTAAAGATGAAACTAATCCAGAGATCTACGCGATATTCAGCACCATCAG TAATGTGTTTCAGGGatatgcagtgtgtgtgtatagtatGGCTGATATCCGTGAGGCCTTTAATGGGCCGTTTGCTCATAAAGAGGGTCCGGACTATCAGTGGGAACCTTATGAAGGACGAGTCCCTTATCCACGACCAGGAGTG tgcCCCAGTAAGATCACAGCCCAGCCTGGCCGTGCGTTTCGCAGCATGCTGGAGTTTCCAGACGCGGTGCTGCAATTCGCAAGAACACACCCACTCATGTGGCACCCCATTTACCCCTCACAGAGGCAACCCTTGCTGCTCCGCACTGGTGCCCCCTACAGACTCACACATATTACTGTTGACCGCACTCAGGCTGAGGATGGAAACTATGATGTCATGTTCATTGGCACTG ACATCGGGACAGTGTTAAAGGTCATCGTACTAGGAAACGGCAACTCTCTCACCACTGAGGAGATCACACTGGAGGAACTGCATGTGTTTAAG GTACCCACTCCCATAACCTCTATGGACATATCTGCAAAGAGG caAACTCTATTTGTGGGCTCACAGACAGGTGTTGTCCAGGTGCCCCTGCACCGCTGTAGTATGTATGGTAAAGTGTGTGCCGAGTGCTGCCTGGCTCGAGATCCCTACTGTGCCTGGGatggacacacatgcacacgctaCCTGCCGAACACAAAACGCCGCTACCGGAGACAAGACATCAAACATGCAAACCCAGTGGTGCAATGCACAGACCAAAATCTCAGTG TGGAGGATCTGGATTTGTCAAAAGAACAGGTAGTTTATGGCACTGAGAACAACAGTACCTTCCTTGAGTGTGTCCCCCGATCGCCACAGGCCACCGTCACCTGGCATATTCAGAGAGATGACTACTTACAGGAG GTGGTATTAGATGAACGTATCATTAATACGGACAATGGTTTGTTATTCCGGCACGTGCTACGTCAGGATGAAGGTATTTATGTGTGTCGTTCTCGGGAACATGGATTTACACAAACCCTCTCTCGCTTCTGGTTGGACGTCTTACATGCTGACACCCTTTCAGACCTCCTGTCACGTGACAGCAAATATAAGGTGTGGTCACCATGCCCTGCCAACATAGGCCCCGCCAATCGTGGTCCAGCAAGGGCATGGTTTAAGGATGTCTTGCAGCTGATTGGTCCTTCAAACCTGCCGCAGATGGAGCAGTACTGCGAGCGTGTTTGGTGTAATAAGAAGCTAAGGAGGAAACATAAAAGCATGATGGACAAATATCGGCAAGTGCAGGACTCTGTGCGGAAAGCACAGATCCAAAAGAGCACGGGAGAGCGAATCCGCTCTCCAAGGGACCTCCATACAGCTGAGTAA